The Mesorhizobium koreense genome includes a window with the following:
- a CDS encoding ABC transporter substrate-binding protein, giving the protein MMTTGQAMADKANDTLNAAFTKELENVDSYFNSSREGVVLQRAVWDGLIYRDPKTNEYVGNLATSWKWIDDTTLELKLRKGVKFHNGEDFDADDVVYTVNFVADPKNGVKTQRNVNWMKDAEKVDQYTVRIHTKGPFPAAIEYLSGPVSMYPKDYYSKVGPSGMGLKPVGTGPYKVVEVEPGKHFVLEANENYFDGPKGKPKIGKIDIRTIPDVNTQLAGLLSGSLDFIWQVPSDQAEQLKIMDKFTVANESTMRIGYLSMDAAGRADKGGPFTKLKVRQAVSYAVDRGAIVKSLLKGASKVVHSVCFPSQFGCTEEVKHYDYNPEMAKKLLAEAGYPDGFSVDLYAYRDPTYAEAIASYLTAVGIKAKVRMLQYSALREENMKGKVPFSFQTWGSYSVNDASAIVSQFFKFGSLDDARDEEVKKWLDVADTATDPEKRKEYYAKALKKIAEQAYWLPLFSYNSNYVFTKEVSYQPTPDEVLRFVQMSWK; this is encoded by the coding sequence ATGATGACCACTGGCCAGGCCATGGCGGATAAGGCGAACGACACGCTCAATGCCGCCTTCACGAAGGAGCTTGAGAACGTCGACAGCTATTTCAACTCCTCCCGCGAGGGTGTGGTGCTGCAGCGGGCGGTCTGGGACGGGCTGATCTATCGCGACCCGAAGACCAACGAATATGTCGGCAATCTAGCGACCTCCTGGAAATGGATCGACGACACGACGCTCGAACTCAAGTTGAGGAAGGGGGTCAAATTCCACAATGGCGAGGACTTCGACGCCGACGATGTCGTCTACACCGTAAATTTCGTCGCCGATCCGAAGAACGGCGTGAAGACGCAACGTAACGTCAACTGGATGAAGGACGCCGAGAAGGTCGACCAGTACACCGTACGCATCCACACCAAGGGTCCGTTCCCGGCCGCGATCGAGTATCTCTCCGGCCCGGTTTCGATGTATCCGAAGGATTACTATTCGAAGGTCGGTCCCTCGGGCATGGGCCTGAAGCCGGTCGGCACCGGCCCTTACAAGGTTGTCGAGGTCGAACCGGGCAAGCATTTCGTGCTCGAGGCCAACGAGAACTATTTCGACGGCCCGAAGGGAAAGCCGAAGATCGGCAAGATCGATATCCGCACGATCCCCGACGTCAACACGCAGCTTGCCGGGCTCTTAAGCGGCTCGCTCGACTTCATCTGGCAGGTACCGTCCGATCAGGCCGAGCAGTTGAAGATAATGGACAAGTTCACGGTCGCCAACGAGAGCACGATGCGGATCGGCTACCTCAGCATGGATGCAGCCGGTCGTGCCGACAAGGGCGGGCCTTTCACCAAGCTGAAGGTTCGTCAGGCCGTCTCCTACGCCGTCGACCGCGGGGCGATCGTCAAGTCGCTCTTGAAGGGCGCCTCCAAGGTCGTGCATTCGGTCTGCTTCCCCTCGCAGTTTGGCTGCACGGAGGAGGTGAAGCACTACGACTACAATCCGGAAATGGCTAAGAAGCTGCTCGCCGAGGCCGGCTATCCGGATGGTTTCTCGGTCGACCTCTACGCCTATCGTGACCCCACCTATGCCGAGGCGATCGCGAGTTATCTCACCGCTGTCGGTATCAAGGCCAAGGTGCGCATGCTGCAATACTCGGCACTGCGCGAAGAGAACATGAAGGGCAAGGTGCCGTTTTCCTTCCAGACTTGGGGGTCCTACTCGGTCAACGACGCTTCGGCGATCGTCAGCCAGTTCTTCAAGTTCGGCTCGCTCGATGACGCGCGCGACGAGGAAGTCAAGAAATGGCTCGATGTTGCCGACACCGCGACTGATCCCGAAAAACGCAAGGAATACTACGCAAAGGCATTGAAGAAGATTGCCGAGCAGGCCTATTGGCTGCCCCTCTTTTCCTACAACTCGAACTACGTGTTCACCAAGGAAGTGAGCTACCAGCCGACGCCTGACGAGGTCTTGCGCTTCGTCCAGATGAGCTGGAAATAA
- a CDS encoding M20 family metallopeptidase — translation MTTRDGAMARINDYLVSGAFEEELGRMVAFETESQEPAKRPELRRYLVEEMAPKLDALGFASQILENPVDPGVPFLFAERIEDPAFETIFVYGHGDVIRAQTEQWREGLHPFRLVREGDRIYGRGTADNKGQHCINIAALRAIIAEKGYLGFNCKVIIEMGEECGSPGLAELFRQNSDLFAADVLIASDGPRLHPERPTLFMGSRGAINFDLVVDLREGAHHSGNWGGLLRDPAIVLAHALASIVDRRGQIQIPEWRPTSLTPAVREALKDCPVSGHNGPDIDPDWGEEGLTPSERVFGWNSFAVLAQSSGVPEAPVNAISARAKAHCQLRYVVGTQPDDILPALRRHLDKHGFVNVEIVPANRGFFRATRLNPDHPWVARVKESIARTTGKKLAVLPNLAGSLPNETFSEILGLATVWVPHSYPGCSQHAPNEHALVSMTEEALAMMTGLFWDIGEKKLSGDIALTDGEALAG, via the coding sequence ATGACCACCCGTGACGGCGCGATGGCGCGCATCAACGATTATCTTGTCTCGGGCGCCTTCGAAGAAGAGCTTGGCCGTATGGTGGCCTTCGAGACGGAGAGCCAGGAACCCGCCAAGCGGCCGGAACTCAGACGCTATCTGGTGGAGGAAATGGCGCCAAAGCTCGATGCACTCGGTTTCGCGTCTCAAATCCTGGAAAACCCGGTCGACCCCGGCGTGCCTTTCCTCTTCGCCGAGCGGATCGAGGATCCCGCCTTCGAAACGATCTTTGTCTACGGCCATGGCGACGTCATCCGTGCGCAGACCGAGCAGTGGCGGGAAGGACTGCATCCCTTCAGACTCGTCAGAGAGGGGGACCGTATCTACGGGCGCGGTACCGCTGACAACAAGGGCCAGCACTGCATCAATATTGCCGCGCTAAGGGCGATCATCGCCGAAAAAGGTTATCTCGGCTTCAATTGCAAGGTCATCATCGAAATGGGTGAGGAATGCGGTTCGCCGGGACTGGCGGAACTGTTCCGGCAAAACTCCGACCTCTTTGCCGCCGATGTCCTGATCGCCTCCGACGGTCCCAGGCTGCATCCCGAGCGTCCGACTCTTTTCATGGGGTCGCGCGGCGCCATCAATTTCGATCTTGTCGTCGACCTGCGGGAAGGCGCGCACCATTCGGGTAACTGGGGCGGTCTGCTCCGCGACCCGGCGATAGTGCTTGCCCATGCACTTGCAAGCATTGTCGACCGGCGCGGCCAGATCCAGATTCCCGAATGGCGCCCGACGAGCCTGACACCTGCCGTGCGCGAGGCCCTGAAGGATTGCCCGGTCAGTGGACATAATGGCCCTGACATCGATCCGGACTGGGGCGAGGAGGGCCTGACGCCCTCGGAGCGTGTTTTCGGCTGGAACAGCTTTGCCGTGTTGGCACAGTCGAGCGGTGTACCCGAGGCGCCCGTCAACGCCATCTCCGCGCGCGCCAAGGCCCATTGTCAGTTGCGTTATGTGGTGGGTACGCAGCCGGACGACATTCTGCCGGCGTTGCGCCGCCATCTCGACAAGCACGGTTTTGTGAATGTCGAGATTGTTCCGGCCAACCGAGGCTTCTTCCGAGCCACGCGGCTGAACCCGGATCATCCCTGGGTGGCGCGGGTGAAGGAGTCCATCGCAAGGACCACGGGCAAGAAGCTGGCCGTTCTGCCCAACCTCGCCGGATCGCTGCCCAACGAGACCTTTTCCGAGATCCTCGGCCTCGCCACGGTCTGGGTGCCTCATTCCTATCCCGGCTGCTCCCAGCATGCTCCAAACGAGCATGCGCTCGTCTCGATGACCGAAGAAGCGCTAGCGATGATGACAGGGCTTTTCTGGGACATCGGAGAAAAGAAATTGTCGGGTGATATCGCGTTAACTGACGGTGAGGCTTTAGCCGGATAG
- a CDS encoding ABC transporter permease — protein sequence MSIALDKKAEEIVGPTPMQMLRRRVLRHQGLMIGSVVLLIVVLLAIFAPLLAPHDPYAQDLMARMKPPVFLGGSWEHPLGTDLLGRDFLSRLLYGARISLTIGIVAAFISGIIGTTMGVAAGYFGGRTDTIVTFLVTTRLAMPVVLVALAVVAIFGGSLNVVILVLGFLLWDRFAVVLRASTRQIASREYVTAARAIGCSVPRIVLTEIMPNVANNLIVVVTLEMAHAILLEAALSFLGLGVQPPTPSWGLMVSEGKQMMLFSPWMITIPGIALFVLVLAINLLGDGLRDVTAPENRS from the coding sequence ATGTCGATCGCCCTCGATAAGAAGGCCGAGGAGATCGTCGGCCCGACGCCGATGCAGATGCTACGCCGGCGCGTCTTGCGCCACCAAGGCTTGATGATCGGCTCGGTGGTGCTGTTGATCGTCGTCCTGCTCGCCATTTTCGCGCCGCTGCTCGCCCCACACGATCCTTATGCGCAGGACCTCATGGCTCGCATGAAGCCGCCGGTTTTCCTCGGCGGCTCGTGGGAGCATCCGCTCGGCACCGATCTTCTTGGGCGTGACTTCCTTTCCCGGCTTCTCTACGGTGCCCGCATCTCGCTGACCATCGGCATCGTCGCGGCCTTCATCTCCGGCATTATCGGCACGACGATGGGCGTTGCCGCCGGCTATTTCGGCGGCCGCACCGACACGATCGTCACCTTCCTGGTCACCACGCGGCTCGCGATGCCTGTCGTGCTCGTCGCGCTCGCCGTCGTCGCCATCTTCGGCGGCTCGTTGAATGTCGTCATCCTCGTCCTCGGCTTTCTGCTCTGGGATCGCTTCGCAGTCGTCCTGCGCGCCTCGACCCGGCAGATCGCATCGCGCGAATACGTTACCGCCGCGCGCGCCATCGGCTGCTCGGTGCCGCGTATCGTGCTCACCGAAATCATGCCGAACGTCGCCAACAATCTGATTGTCGTCGTCACGCTGGAGATGGCGCATGCGATTCTGCTCGAAGCGGCACTCTCCTTCCTAGGCCTTGGCGTTCAGCCGCCGACACCGTCCTGGGGCCTGATGGTCTCCGAAGGTAAGCAGATGATGCTCTTCAGTCCCTGGATGATCACCATTCCCGGTATTGCGCTCTTCGTGCTGGTGCTTGCCATCAACCTCCTCGGCGACGGCCTTCGCGACGTGACAGCGCCGGAAAACCGGAGCTGA
- a CDS encoding ABC transporter ATP-binding protein, with protein sequence MTPETPVLELRDITKTYRVRQGFFEKAKPLNAINGVNLKLGRGEVLGLVGESGCGKSTLARILLGLERPTKGEVLIEGKAIGGEDRIALARRIQPIFQDPYSSLNPRKSIEDIVSLPLRIHKVGDSASRAKAVADMLDVVGLPRRMLRSYPNQLSGGQRQRVAIARALVMRPEIVICDEPTSALDVSVQSQILNLLSDLRREFGLTYLFISHNLAVVEHLATRVAVMYLGRIVEEADVANLFERPRHPYTGALLESVLTPDPSLGVPDIGLGAVYPNPIDPPSGCHFHPRCPKRFGECDRIFPPTVATEDGYVECLLYREEALKVA encoded by the coding sequence ATGACCCCCGAGACGCCGGTTCTCGAACTCAGGGACATCACCAAGACCTACAGGGTCCGGCAAGGCTTTTTCGAGAAGGCGAAGCCGCTCAACGCGATCAACGGCGTCAATCTGAAGCTCGGTCGCGGCGAGGTTCTCGGCCTCGTCGGCGAAAGCGGCTGCGGAAAATCGACGCTCGCCAGAATCCTGCTCGGACTCGAACGCCCGACGAAGGGCGAGGTGCTGATCGAAGGCAAGGCGATCGGCGGCGAAGACCGCATCGCGCTCGCCCGCCGCATCCAGCCCATCTTCCAGGACCCGTATTCCTCGCTCAATCCGCGCAAGTCGATCGAAGACATCGTTTCGTTGCCCCTCAGGATCCATAAGGTCGGCGACAGCGCGAGCCGGGCCAAGGCAGTGGCCGACATGCTCGACGTCGTCGGCCTGCCGAGGCGGATGCTCCGCTCCTATCCGAACCAGCTTTCCGGCGGGCAGCGCCAGCGCGTCGCGATCGCCCGTGCGCTGGTCATGAGGCCGGAGATCGTCATCTGCGACGAGCCGACCTCGGCGCTCGACGTCTCGGTGCAGTCGCAGATCCTGAACCTGCTCTCCGATCTTCGTCGCGAGTTCGGGCTGACCTACCTTTTCATTAGCCACAACCTTGCCGTCGTCGAGCATCTCGCGACCCGTGTTGCGGTCATGTATCTCGGCCGTATCGTCGAGGAGGCGGACGTTGCCAATCTCTTCGAACGGCCGCGCCATCCTTATACCGGAGCGCTCCTGGAATCAGTGCTGACGCCGGATCCGTCCCTTGGCGTGCCGGATATCGGGCTTGGCGCCGTCTATCCGAATCCGATCGATCCACCGTCCGGCTGCCATTTCCATCCGCGCTGTCCAAAGCGCTTTGGCGAGTGCGACCGCATCTTCCCGCCAACGGTCGCAACCGAGGACGGCTATGTAGAGTGCCTCCTTTACCGCGAAGAAGCGCTGAAAGTCGCCTGA
- a CDS encoding ABC transporter permease codes for MLAFALKRLGLAVLVAFTVSLLSFGLLFLSGDPAAAVAGEGATDADIAAISAFYGFNRPFIVQYGEWLWKAVHGDFGQSYYFQLPVASLIADRLSITMTLGLCAITFALVTAIPLGVAAAVRPNSIVDRIALFISVMGQAMPSFWFGLLLIVLFAIKLGWLPPSGTESWKNFVMPTVVLGYYAMPAIMRLTRAGMLEVLHADFIRTARAKGAGEWRVLFKHALRNAIIPVVSLAAVQMGFMLGGSIVVESIFALHGAGFLAWESISRNDLPTVQALILIFSMFYIAFTLLSDLLNAWLDPRMRVA; via the coding sequence ATGCTGGCCTTCGCACTGAAACGCCTGGGGCTTGCCGTCCTCGTGGCTTTCACGGTGTCGCTTCTGAGCTTCGGGCTTCTGTTCCTCTCCGGCGATCCGGCTGCGGCGGTCGCCGGGGAGGGGGCGACCGACGCCGATATCGCGGCAATCAGCGCCTTCTACGGATTCAACCGGCCTTTCATCGTCCAATACGGCGAATGGCTGTGGAAGGCGGTGCACGGCGATTTCGGGCAGAGCTATTATTTCCAGCTCCCCGTCGCTTCGCTTATCGCAGATCGCCTCAGCATCACCATGACGCTCGGCCTCTGCGCTATCACCTTCGCGCTTGTGACGGCTATTCCGCTCGGCGTGGCCGCCGCTGTCCGTCCCAACTCGATCGTCGACCGTATCGCGCTCTTCATCTCGGTGATGGGGCAAGCGATGCCGAGCTTCTGGTTCGGCCTGCTTCTTATCGTCCTCTTTGCGATCAAGCTCGGCTGGCTGCCGCCCTCGGGCACCGAGAGCTGGAAAAACTTCGTCATGCCGACGGTGGTCCTTGGCTATTACGCGATGCCGGCGATCATGCGATTGACACGGGCCGGCATGCTGGAAGTGCTCCATGCCGATTTTATCCGTACCGCCCGTGCCAAGGGCGCAGGCGAGTGGCGGGTGCTCTTCAAGCATGCGCTGCGCAATGCCATCATCCCTGTCGTCTCGCTCGCGGCGGTCCAGATGGGCTTCATGCTTGGCGGTTCGATCGTCGTCGAATCGATCTTCGCGCTGCACGGCGCGGGCTTCCTCGCCTGGGAGTCGATCAGCCGTAACGACCTGCCGACCGTGCAGGCGCTGATCCTGATCTTCTCCATGTTCTACATTGCCTTCACGCTTCTCTCCGACCTGCTCAACGCGTGGCTCGATCCGCGCATGAGGGTCGCCTGA
- a CDS encoding gamma-glutamyltransferase: protein MNNFSRSQTVRKPATVSRGGIVAAQHRRAAEAGAAVLEAGGDAIDAAVAVSFAIGVVEPWMSGPTGGGAMMVWRADEAKATAVYYGMRSPAGLDPADYPLSGDGHASDLFPWRAVVDDRNVRGATAVAVPGVVDGIGVAHERWGKMPWRDLLQPAVSLAREGLHVDWYAALIIASVSRELARDPDAARVFLEDSQWPTIAGWTALSDKRIDFGPMADTLARLAEKGHRELYEGEIGEALAKDIQGKGGSLSFEDLKVYRAAFQKPLVAESRRGRLHVTPELTAGPTIADVFARLAEAPDRRGTSEGDNMLAVAEAFEAAYAKRLSAMGDNESPNAPACTTHFSIVDRHGNMVAMTQTLLSIFGSRIISPSTGLLLNNGIMWFDPEPGNPNSLAPNKRCLMNVCPVIGEGESKRFAIGASGGRKIMPAVTQLSLSMLEDGMDIDAAFHRPRIDFSGGTTVVADETLPAEVMAALKARYPVQPAKRTVFPYAFACPAGVMREGEINSGATEIMSPWGDAVHEKEGT, encoded by the coding sequence ATGAACAACTTCTCCCGTTCCCAGACGGTGCGAAAGCCTGCAACGGTATCACGCGGCGGCATCGTCGCCGCTCAGCACCGCCGCGCGGCGGAGGCGGGAGCGGCCGTGCTCGAAGCCGGCGGCGATGCGATCGATGCGGCCGTCGCCGTCTCCTTCGCGATTGGCGTCGTCGAGCCGTGGATGAGCGGCCCGACCGGCGGCGGCGCCATGATGGTCTGGCGTGCCGACGAGGCGAAGGCGACGGCGGTTTATTACGGCATGCGCTCGCCGGCGGGTCTCGACCCGGCCGACTATCCGCTCTCCGGCGACGGCCACGCCTCCGATCTCTTCCCCTGGCGGGCGGTCGTTGATGACCGTAACGTGCGCGGTGCGACAGCCGTTGCGGTGCCGGGTGTTGTCGACGGGATCGGCGTCGCCCATGAGCGCTGGGGAAAGATGCCATGGCGTGACCTGCTGCAGCCGGCGGTGAGCCTCGCCAGGGAAGGGCTTCACGTCGACTGGTACGCGGCACTGATCATCGCTTCGGTATCGCGCGAACTCGCTCGCGACCCGGATGCGGCGCGGGTCTTCCTCGAGGACAGCCAGTGGCCGACCATCGCTGGCTGGACGGCGCTCTCGGACAAGCGGATCGATTTCGGTCCAATGGCCGACACGCTCGCCCGCCTTGCCGAAAAGGGCCATCGCGAACTCTACGAAGGCGAGATTGGCGAAGCGCTCGCCAAGGATATCCAGGGCAAGGGTGGCAGCCTTTCTTTCGAAGACCTCAAGGTCTACCGCGCTGCTTTCCAGAAGCCGCTCGTCGCGGAAAGCCGCCGCGGCCGGCTCCACGTCACTCCGGAACTCACCGCCGGCCCGACCATCGCCGACGTCTTCGCCCGGCTTGCCGAGGCGCCCGACCGCCGCGGCACCTCGGAAGGCGACAATATGCTTGCGGTAGCGGAAGCATTCGAAGCCGCCTATGCGAAACGCCTTTCGGCCATGGGCGACAATGAGAGCCCGAACGCGCCGGCCTGCACGACGCATTTCTCCATCGTCGACCGTCACGGCAACATGGTCGCAATGACACAGACGCTGCTTTCGATTTTCGGCTCGCGCATCATCTCGCCCTCGACGGGGCTACTCCTCAACAACGGCATCATGTGGTTCGACCCCGAGCCCGGCAATCCGAACTCGCTGGCGCCGAACAAGCGCTGCCTGATGAATGTTTGTCCGGTGATCGGCGAGGGCGAGAGCAAGCGTTTCGCCATCGGTGCTTCCGGCGGCCGCAAGATCATGCCGGCCGTCACCCAGCTTTCGCTTTCGATGCTGGAAGACGGCATGGATATCGACGCCGCCTTCCACCGCCCACGCATTGATTTCAGCGGCGGCACGACCGTCGTCGCCGACGAAACGCTACCGGCCGAGGTCATGGCGGCGCTGAAGGCGCGCTATCCCGTGCAGCCGGCGAAACGCACCGTCTTTCCTTATGCCTTCGCGTGCCCAGCAGGCGTCATGCGCGAAGGTGAGATCAATTCCGGCGCAACCGAGATCATGTCGCCATGGGGCGATGCAGTGCATGAGAAGGAAGGAACCTGA
- a CDS encoding GntR family transcriptional regulator: MAETDTGTTFNYRPLYIQVKDSLIRRLIDGAWQPGQIIPSEIELAREIGVSQGTIRKALDVMTAENLLVRRQGRGTYVAEPAESRILFQYFRIVPDSGEASFPDSSILRWSREKANGAERESLMLSKGAAVWRIARIRNLGGVPAIAETISLSTTRFAGFEALTSIPNNLYRLYSENWRITIARAREKLKAVAASKSDAKALGCAEGTPLLRIMRVAFDLEGNPVELRVSRCLTDQTHYLSELK; the protein is encoded by the coding sequence ATGGCCGAAACGGATACGGGCACGACGTTCAACTACCGTCCGCTCTATATTCAGGTGAAGGATAGCCTGATCCGCCGTCTGATCGACGGCGCGTGGCAGCCCGGTCAGATCATCCCCTCGGAGATAGAGCTCGCACGCGAGATCGGGGTGAGCCAGGGGACGATCCGCAAGGCGCTCGATGTCATGACAGCGGAGAATCTGCTGGTGCGCCGACAGGGGCGCGGCACTTATGTCGCCGAGCCGGCCGAAAGCCGGATCCTCTTTCAGTATTTCCGCATCGTCCCCGATAGCGGCGAGGCCTCCTTCCCCGATTCCAGCATCCTGCGCTGGTCGAGGGAAAAGGCAAACGGCGCCGAACGGGAAAGCCTGATGCTATCGAAGGGGGCTGCCGTGTGGCGCATTGCCCGCATCCGCAATCTCGGCGGCGTCCCGGCGATTGCCGAGACGATCTCGCTATCCACGACACGTTTCGCCGGCTTCGAGGCTCTGACCTCCATTCCCAACAACCTCTACCGGCTCTATTCGGAGAATTGGCGTATTACGATCGCGCGGGCGCGCGAGAAGCTGAAGGCTGTCGCTGCGTCGAAAAGCGACGCCAAGGCACTCGGCTGCGCGGAAGGGACGCCGCTCTTGCGCATCATGCGCGTGGCCTTCGATCTGGAAGGCAATCCGGTGGAGCTACGCGTGTCGCGCTGCCTGACCGACCAGACCCACTACCTCTCGGAACTGAAGTAG
- a CDS encoding ABC transporter ATP-binding protein, which yields MGEPLLSVRDLTVDIPVAGGTLHAVRGIGFDIARGETLCIVGESGSGKSMTSLAVMDLLGKGMKRKASRLSFDGEDLMTASPRTMRRLRGERLAMIFQEPMTSLNPAYTIGDQLAETMLLHRRVSRQEARARALELLQKVGITAAESRLGQYPHQLSGGLRQRVMIAMALMCEPELIIADEPTTALDVTIQAQILRLLVDLQRELGMAMILITHDLGVVARVADRVAVMYAGEFVEYGTAKEIFDTPAHPYTRGLLRCIPIPGRTARGARLGSIPGIVPSLIGDVRGCPYRTRCEFAVDACVNAVPERRIEAGHAYHCVHEGGVKESAEASI from the coding sequence ATGGGCGAACCACTTCTGTCGGTCCGCGACCTGACTGTCGACATCCCGGTCGCGGGCGGCACGCTGCATGCCGTGCGTGGCATCGGCTTCGACATCGCTCGGGGCGAGACCCTTTGCATCGTCGGGGAAAGCGGCTCCGGCAAGTCGATGACCTCGCTTGCCGTGATGGACCTCCTTGGCAAAGGAATGAAGCGCAAGGCGAGCCGCCTGTCCTTCGACGGCGAGGACCTTATGACCGCCAGTCCGCGCACCATGCGGCGGCTGCGCGGCGAGCGCTTGGCGATGATCTTCCAGGAGCCGATGACCTCGCTCAACCCGGCCTATACGATCGGCGACCAACTTGCCGAGACGATGCTCTTGCACCGCCGCGTTTCCAGGCAGGAGGCGCGGGCGAGGGCGCTGGAATTGCTCCAGAAAGTCGGAATCACTGCTGCTGAAAGCCGTCTTGGCCAGTATCCGCACCAGCTCTCCGGCGGTCTCAGGCAGCGCGTGATGATCGCCATGGCGCTGATGTGCGAGCCGGAACTGATCATCGCCGACGAGCCGACGACGGCTCTCGACGTGACGATCCAGGCCCAGATCCTCCGCCTTCTCGTCGATCTCCAGCGCGAGCTTGGCATGGCCATGATCCTCATCACTCACGACCTAGGGGTCGTCGCCCGTGTCGCCGACCGGGTCGCGGTCATGTATGCCGGGGAATTCGTCGAATACGGCACGGCGAAGGAGATTTTCGACACGCCGGCCCACCCCTATACGCGTGGCCTCCTGCGCTGCATCCCGATCCCCGGCCGCACTGCGCGCGGCGCCAGGCTCGGCTCCATTCCGGGCATCGTTCCGTCACTGATCGGCGACGTGCGCGGCTGTCCCTACCGCACGCGTTGCGAATTCGCCGTCGACGCCTGCGTAAACGCGGTTCCTGAGCGCCGCATCGAGGCTGGTCATGCCTATCACTGCGTTCATGAGGGCGGCGTGAAGGAAAGCGCGGAGGCTTCCATATGA
- a CDS encoding IclR family transcriptional regulator, which yields MGSGQKRRKRDTGLSKEKQDTLFVGSLEKGARVLGAFNERHSTLGLTEIAALTGLDKSAVQRLTNTLHQIGYLNKDPESRRYRPSLKFLELGNAYLWSDPLVQLAMPKMIELGRKLGERVNVARLDGHEIVYIIRIPTQLTSFGAMIAGRRLPALTTSSGRAMIACLDEGERKEAVETWPIVALTPKTTLDRKKIAAAIEDAAACGYGLTQNQNILNEIGIAAPILAADGRPMATVQCSISSLKWSIERVRKEIAPHLIEVANSIHLARRG from the coding sequence GTGGGCAGCGGTCAAAAGCGACGAAAAAGGGACACGGGCTTGAGCAAGGAAAAACAGGATACTTTGTTTGTCGGATCGCTTGAAAAGGGCGCGCGCGTCCTCGGCGCTTTCAACGAGCGGCACAGCACATTGGGGCTGACGGAAATTGCCGCATTGACCGGACTGGACAAGAGCGCCGTGCAGCGACTGACCAACACGCTGCACCAGATCGGCTATCTAAACAAGGATCCCGAGTCCCGGCGTTACCGCCCGTCATTGAAGTTCCTGGAACTCGGTAACGCCTATCTGTGGTCGGATCCGCTCGTGCAGCTAGCCATGCCCAAAATGATCGAACTTGGCCGCAAACTGGGCGAGCGCGTTAATGTAGCCCGACTCGACGGACACGAGATCGTCTATATAATCCGCATCCCGACACAGTTGACGAGCTTTGGCGCCATGATCGCGGGCCGACGCCTTCCCGCGCTCACCACCTCCAGTGGCCGCGCCATGATCGCCTGCCTTGATGAGGGCGAGCGCAAGGAGGCGGTCGAGACATGGCCAATTGTTGCCCTGACACCGAAGACAACGCTCGACCGGAAGAAAATCGCTGCCGCAATCGAGGATGCGGCCGCCTGCGGCTACGGGCTTACGCAGAACCAAAACATCCTGAATGAGATCGGTATCGCGGCCCCTATTCTTGCCGCCGACGGGCGCCCGATGGCAACCGTGCAGTGCTCCATATCGAGCCTGAAATGGAGCATCGAGCGGGTGCGAAAGGAAATCGCGCCACATCTCATAGAGGTGGCTAATTCCATTCACCTGGCGAGACGGGGGTAG
- a CDS encoding GntR family transcriptional regulator has product MKSDMEKQPTAREASPRETASLSAEVVHRLETEILKGSRRPGDRLDERQLAEQYGVSRTPVREALQRLAASGLVISRGRQGLQVSQLSLADLLDAFSVVAELEGLAAAQAARRMQPGQKLLLEQAHEECIRASESGDEEFFYDANIRFHETVAEASHNRILQEELRRLTLKISPYRRTITYQPGRVLSSIPEHKAIMDAILAGDTEKAHATMRKHVTLLGEGLPDLLHFLPMVDN; this is encoded by the coding sequence ATGAAATCAGATATGGAGAAGCAGCCGACAGCCCGGGAAGCATCGCCCCGTGAAACCGCATCGCTTTCAGCCGAGGTCGTTCACCGTCTCGAGACTGAGATCCTGAAAGGGAGCCGCCGGCCGGGAGATCGCCTCGACGAGCGTCAATTGGCGGAACAGTACGGCGTTTCCCGCACCCCTGTTCGCGAAGCCCTGCAGCGGCTGGCGGCAAGCGGGCTCGTGATTTCTCGCGGACGGCAGGGACTGCAGGTCTCCCAACTTTCCCTCGCCGACCTTCTCGATGCGTTCAGCGTCGTTGCCGAACTGGAAGGACTTGCCGCGGCTCAGGCAGCGCGCCGGATGCAGCCAGGCCAGAAGCTCTTGCTCGAGCAGGCCCATGAAGAATGCATCCGGGCAAGCGAGTCGGGTGATGAAGAATTTTTCTACGATGCCAATATCCGGTTCCATGAGACGGTTGCCGAGGCCAGCCATAACCGCATTCTGCAAGAGGAGTTACGCAGGCTCACGCTGAAGATCTCGCCCTATCGGCGGACGATCACCTATCAGCCGGGACGGGTCCTTTCGTCCATTCCCGAGCACAAGGCGATCATGGATGCGATACTAGCTGGGGATACGGAAAAGGCGCACGCCACGATGCGCAAGCATGTAACGTTATTGGGCGAAGGCCTCCCCGACCTTCTGCACTTCCTTCCAATGGTCGACAACTAG